A region of Mesotoga sp. Brook.08.105.5.1 DNA encodes the following proteins:
- the atpG gene encoding ATP synthase F1 subunit gamma, with the protein MSKGKLRTIKKRIESTNSTMQITRAMEMVARAKINKVQKGLKFVRLYERAMERALIRAYFGDSNHPDSGGEGEILLVVSSDMGLAGAFNAEIMKAAEREVAKSNVIHIVTVGIKAESHFKKSGVPITPFSHFFDTPDLDEAAIIVDDIEEIMDSKNASGLKMVFSSFKNPLAQIPKTVKLLPVEDFEKPDNDLFDFEPEIEVLYEDVLNSWLVAKVLQGLYETKVGELFSRQAAMKNATENAKNMIEQLTLVRNKLRQSNITQEIIEVVNGAEALNG; encoded by the coding sequence GTGAGCAAGGGTAAACTGCGTACGATTAAGAAACGCATCGAGTCAACGAACTCGACGATGCAGATTACCCGCGCCATGGAGATGGTCGCGCGGGCCAAAATCAACAAAGTTCAAAAGGGACTGAAGTTCGTCAGGCTATACGAAAGAGCTATGGAGCGGGCTCTCATCAGAGCTTATTTTGGAGATTCGAACCATCCCGACTCCGGGGGTGAAGGAGAGATTCTTCTCGTAGTCAGCTCAGATATGGGACTTGCGGGAGCCTTTAATGCAGAGATAATGAAGGCAGCCGAGCGCGAAGTTGCAAAGTCAAACGTCATACACATCGTTACGGTGGGAATCAAGGCCGAAAGTCATTTCAAGAAGAGCGGAGTACCTATTACTCCTTTCAGTCATTTCTTCGATACTCCCGATCTTGACGAGGCGGCAATTATCGTTGACGATATTGAAGAAATCATGGATAGCAAGAACGCGTCCGGCTTGAAAATGGTTTTCAGCAGTTTCAAGAATCCGCTCGCTCAGATACCGAAGACTGTCAAGCTTCTTCCCGTTGAAGATTTTGAGAAGCCAGACAACGACTTATTTGATTTCGAACCTGAAATCGAGGTTCTGTACGAAGATGTGCTTAATTCGTGGCTTGTAGCCAAAGTTCTTCAGGGCTTATATGAAACGAAGGTCGGGGAACTCTTCTCCAGACAAGCTGCAATGAAGAACGCAACCGAGAATGCAAAGAACATGATAGAGCAACTGACTCTGGTTAGGAATAAACTGCGCCAGTCGAATATCACACAGGAAATAATCGAAGTCGTAAACGGCGCTGAAGCGCTTAACGGTTAA